AAAATCTGATCCAaccattaacattttttttcatagatGGATATCCAATCTGGGtatagataatattttaattttttaaaaaatatattttgcttaactttcaaaaataaattctgtaaaataaattttaaatgtatgtTTCTAAACGATTTGGAAAATTACTGTTAAGAAagatttaattatgaaattgtTAGGCTAGGAAATAATGACAGAAAGTGGAATGTGTATTATAGAAggaaactttaaaatataaggTGGTTATGCAGTTGGTTGTTTTGGTGGGAGGGAGACTTTCTGAGAGTCTATATATAGTTGCCTTTAGGGAGGCGTTGGGGGAGCTTTCGAAAACGGGGAGCCTCTGGCTTTGTAAACAGGGAATACCTGTGTGAAAGAAAGTACCTTCCTTTGTATGCAAAAGTTATTGTAAGTCTACGTCTTTTTGGtttgtgttctttctttcttatcttAACGAACCTAACAGAAACACTAATTGGATTAACTATTTCTTATCTTAACGAACCTAACAGAAACACTAATTGGATTAACTATGACCGTTAAATATTGATAGGAGGACCAAAATAACGAGTAGATCATTACTCATCTGTGAAATTAAATGGATGCACTTGATCTGattcatttcttttatatcttGGTAATAGATGTATTCACTGGTGGATGGACTAAATGGACGACGGATAAATGAATTGTTTTGCCATCCTTAGATGTAACATATATGTTACAATGTTTAAGAATTGACAGAAAAACTTATGTGAATCATaaatttcatcaacttttgtCTACGTGacctattttttatttcagttttgAGAACTTAATGGGAGAAAAGAACCTATAATGGAATATCAGATTAAAAAGAAGAATGGAGGGGGAAGTCATCACTCACAAAGTGTTGCAACCAGAACAAAATTTATTCACTTGTTAGATCATTGACACATGAAAAGGTCTAGGATtttttacacaacatatttaGGCCTATAAACCCAAAATATTTGAAGGGAATATTATGCAATGCAAATAAACTAACTACATTATAGTACGTTCCAATCTAACTGATGAGTAGATGGCCAACTTTTAATGCCTGTAGGCACAAATTGAGGAAATATAAAGAGAGGCGAGATATAAGTTGCAACGCAAAGACAATAATGTAACACAAGTGCATCAAGTTTGTGTTTTGTCAATAACTTTCCATGTTGGACAATGTTCCATTTTTGCTTAAACTTTGGTCTCAAActctaaatattatattttcaacatcAGTAGGCTTGAACATGTTTCACACATATATTCCCCAGTGAGTTAGGTTACAGTTTGGTACTTGTCAATTAGTAGAGTTAAATTTAACTCACATACTGAAAACAATTGTCAGCCATCCAATAACCTTTTCTctttagaaaagaagaaaatcaaacaaacacattCAGTTtcagaaaatcaaacaaacacatgTAATCtcaaaaaatcaaacaaacacattTAATCTCAGAAAATCAAACCTTCATCCCTCTCCCTTTGCTCCTCAGGGAAGTGCAGGTGTCTTCCCTTATAATCACAAAAAGACAATCAGAGTAATTACCTCAACCGGAACTGTGCGGTCACCGGCAACTCTCAACAAGTAATCTTCATCATTCCATTTCGAGCTGGCTGGCCAGTGAGCCATACAATCTCTGATAATAACCGGAGAGCGAGACAGGTAATGATCCTTTAGGAATTTATCCAACGACAGCGCTGATTTCTTGACCACAAGCGTAGAAGAAAGAGACTTAATTGGTAAAAGTTGGAGCACCTACAGTGTAAAAAGCTATAACATAAACGTTAGAGCAGAACAGCcttgaagaaaacaaaatcaaatgcaaccaaaacaaaaagtaaaaaacctTCCCAttccaaaattaataaacaacTAGTATCACATCATCCCTGATAGTTACACTAGCACACTACATGTTTGGATTAACGTGAGTATTTCAGCAATTTACTGAAGCTTCACGATTAAGATTTCCCAAATGCAGAttaaaaaacaatgataaaagCAAACAAAGAGGAACGGACCTCACCTCTGCCATATTAAAGTCCCGATCGACGAACCGGTGTCCCGAGTCTCCCAGTTCAGAAACCCTAACGGTCCTTCGAGCTTGTTCCGACACTTTCGCGACGGCGGAGTCCAAATCCTTGCGAAGGAGCGTCCCTCCCATGATGATTCCCAAATCTAAAACCCTAAGCGCCTCCCTGAACTCCCCGTTGCCATAGTGGTGTCGAGCCACGTGGAGGCAAGCCATGGAGTACGCGTCGCGCCACACCGGCAGCACCGAGTGCCAAGGCCCAGAGTGCAGCTGCTCCCACGCCATCTCACACGCCGCCTCCGCCGCGCGAATGTCGCCCCCGGCCGCCAGCGCTGCCATGCTCACGTACGCGTACCCGCCGTGCTCGGAAATGGAGTGGAGAAGCGCCGCTAACTCCCGGTCCAGCGTCGGCGTATCGAAGTGGAGGGATGGAGTACCGTCGCCGGATGCGGTGGTGGAGGACATTGCTGCGGCGGCGCAGGGAGAGAACTCCGGCGACTGAACTGAAAAAGTGAAAGTATGTAATAAAAGTGTTGGATGTTAGAGACACTCTCCTAGAGATAGATATTTCTAAGTATCTTAGCTTAGGACCCAAAGGTAAATAACGATCGCTAATCAATCATTATTTATTGGGCAGAAagatatttttctctttcctttccAAACGGTATATTCAgatatttttgtctttcttttatgatattttttgtcCACACTATTAcgtagtttttttatttttattttattccacTATAGCCTCCTATGATGCCACGTTTTCTAGCAAAAGATTAGAAATTGAGCTTTTCA
The Vigna angularis cultivar LongXiaoDou No.4 chromosome 5, ASM1680809v1, whole genome shotgun sequence genome window above contains:
- the LOC108338976 gene encoding lysine-specific demethylase JMJ30 isoform X1 gives rise to the protein MSSTTASGDGTPSLHFDTPTLDRELAALLHSISEHGGYAYVSMAALAAGGDIRAAEAACEMAWEQLHSGPWHSVLPVWRDAYSMACLHVARHHYGNGEFREALRVLDLGIIMGGTLLRKDLDSAVAKVSEQARRTVRVSELGDSGHRFVDRDFNMAEVLQLLPIKSLSSTLVVKKSALSLDKFLKDHYLSRSPVIIRDCMAHWPASSKWNDEDYLLRVAGDRTVPVERFFQVGKNYLCAEWKQELITFSEFIQRIKSGACSLGGPTYLAQHPLFEQINELRKDIFIPDYCFAGGGELRSLNAWFGPAGTVTPLHHDPHHNILAQVVGKKYIRLYSSSLSEELSPHSGTMLSNSSQVDLDDVDERKFPKVQELEFVDCILEEGEMLYIPPKWWHYVRSLTTSFSVSFWWSEGDNSDAS
- the LOC108338976 gene encoding lysine-specific demethylase JMJ30 isoform X4; translation: MSSTTASGDGTPSLHFDTPTLDRELAALLHSISEHGGYAYVSMAALAAGGDIRAAEAACEMAWEQLHSGPWHSVLPVWRDAYSMACLHVARHHYGNGEFREALRVLDLGIIMGGTLLRKDLDSAVAKVSEQARRTVRVSELGDSGHRFVDRDFNMAEVLQLLPIKSLSSTLVVKKSALSLDKFLKDHYLSRSPVIIRDCMAHWPASSKWNDEDYLLRVAGDRTVPVERFFQVGKNYLCAEWKQELITFSEFIQRIKSGACSLGGPTYLAQHPLFEQINELRKDIFIPDYCFAGGGELRSLNAWFGPAGTVTPLHHDPHHNILAQVVGKKYIRLYSSSLSEELSPHSGTMLSNSSQNFLHKGINSPWRLFLFMMRTCSCDKREDEHEPGL
- the LOC108338976 gene encoding lysine-specific demethylase JMJ30 isoform X2, with translation MSSTTASGDGTPSLHFDTPTLDRELAALLHSISEHGGYAYVSMAALAAGGDIRAAEAACEMAWEQLHSGPWHSVLPVWRDAYSMACLHVARHHYGNGEFREALRVLDLGIIMGGTLLRKDLDSAVAKVSEQARRTVRVSELGDSGHRFVDRDFNMAEVLQLLPIKSLSSTLVVKKSALSLDKFLKDHYLSRSPVIIRDCMAHWPASSKWNDEDYLLRVAGDRTVPVEVGKNYLCAEWKQELITFSEFIQRIKSGACSLGGPTYLAQHPLFEQINELRKDIFIPDYCFAGGGELRSLNAWFGPAGTVTPLHHDPHHNILAQVVGKKYIRLYSSSLSEELSPHSGTMLSNSSQVDLDDVDERKFPKVQELEFVDCILEEGEMLYIPPKWWHYVRSLTTSFSVSFWWSEGDNSDAS
- the LOC108338976 gene encoding lysine-specific demethylase JMJ30 isoform X5, producing MSSTTASGDGTPSLHFDTPTLDRELAALLHSISEHGGYAYVSMAALAAGGDIRAAEAACEMAWEQLHSGPWHSVLPVWRDAYSMACLHVARHHYGNGEFREALRVLDLGIIMGGTLLRKDLDSAVAKVSEQARRTVRVSELGDSGHRFVDRDFNMAEVLQLLPIKSLSSTLVVKKSALSLDKFLKDHYLSRSPVIIRDCMAHWPASSKWNDEDYLLRVAGDRTVPVERFFQVGKNYLCAEWKQELITFSEFIQRIKSGACSLGGPTYLAQHPLFEQINELRKDIFIPDYCFAGGGELRSLNAWFGPAGTVTPLHHDPHHNILAQVVGKKYIRLYSSSLSEELSPHSGTMLSNSSQMT
- the LOC108338976 gene encoding lysine-specific demethylase JMJ30 isoform X3, with translation MSSTTASGDGTPSLHFDTPTLDRELAALLHSISEHGGYAYVSMAALAAGGDIRAAEAACEMAWEQLHSGPWHSVLPVWRDAYSMACLHVARHHYGNGEFREALRVLDLGIIMGGTLLRKDLDSAVAKVSEQARRTVRVSELGDSGHRFVDRDFNMAEVLQLLPIKSLSSTLVVKKSALSLDKFLKDHYLSRSPVIIRDCMAHWPASSKWNDEDYLLRVAGDRTVPVERFFQVGKNYLCAEWKQELITFSEFIQRIKSGACSLGGPTYLAQHPLFEQINELRKDIFIPDYCFAGGGELRSLNAWFGPAGTVTPLHHDPHHNILAQVVGKKYIRLYSSSLSEELSPHSGTMLSNSSQNFLHKGINSPWRLFLFMMRTCSCDKIICYERKEMWDHTKVMLCGTGSQKH